The following coding sequences are from one Clostridioides difficile ATCC 9689 = DSM 1296 window:
- a CDS encoding CarD family transcriptional regulator, translated as MYKIGESVMYPKEGACSVNDIVTKKINHEMQKYYELSVIFNSNLKISIPVLNADRIGIRPVMDGNDVDNFIQSINKTDGVWIFDRKERLKLYQDKFHSGDVFEIVKLIKMLMIQDSSKQLCSTDKEFLNKAQKFALSELAAAQCKSYTMVLEEMKKHILNSKNTN; from the coding sequence ATGTATAAAATTGGTGAAAGTGTAATGTATCCAAAAGAGGGAGCCTGCTCTGTAAATGATATTGTAACAAAGAAAATAAATCATGAGATGCAAAAATACTATGAATTAAGTGTCATTTTTAATAGTAACCTTAAAATTTCGATTCCAGTTCTAAATGCAGATAGAATTGGCATACGTCCAGTTATGGATGGAAATGATGTTGATAATTTTATCCAATCTATTAATAAAACAGATGGTGTATGGATTTTTGATAGAAAAGAAAGACTTAAACTGTACCAAGATAAATTTCATTCAGGAGATGTTTTTGAAATTGTAAAATTAATCAAAATGCTTATGATACAAGACAGTTCAAAACAATTGTGTAGCACAGATAAGGAGTTTTTAAATAAAGCTCAAAAATTTGCTTTATCAGAATTAGCTGCTGCTCAATGTAAATCCTATACAATGGTATTAGAGGAAATGAAAAAACATATATTAAATTCAAAGAATACAAATTAA
- a CDS encoding sensor histidine kinase yields the protein MNREKLVAFIRYLSLFILVVSYLKNVENTLYPVITMIILFLIIINNQVRFFSLSNENKFILISYFLELILIFILCNYTKTFNSIYFVPLILDISFLIKEKYKYILFSFVIISSLIISLDKNIYLALESSSILLIITVLSIYIENENLSKLYSQNLYDKLRISKDELKKVNADLETYASSIEELAILKERNRISREIHDSVGHSLSTTIIQLNAIEKLLKDKPLIYDLVHELREFVTESFQDVRRAISELKPVEYENYQSLFKIKELVKSFIKLTNINVKLTISKNTWNLSRNQSIALYRLIQESLSNSSRHGKATEIRIFITFNTSNLIITISDNGIGCGNIKKGNGLNSINERIYELNGKVEFDNSNNGFTIRASFPKFSGGDFFE from the coding sequence ATGAACAGAGAAAAATTAGTTGCTTTTATACGATATTTATCTTTATTTATATTAGTTGTAAGCTATTTGAAAAATGTTGAAAATACATTGTATCCGGTCATAACTATGATAATATTATTTCTAATTATAATAAATAATCAAGTTAGATTTTTTTCTTTATCAAATGAGAATAAATTTATACTTATTTCTTACTTTTTAGAACTTATATTAATTTTTATACTTTGTAATTATACAAAAACTTTTAATTCGATTTACTTTGTTCCTTTAATATTAGATATATCATTTTTAATAAAGGAAAAATATAAGTACATATTGTTCTCTTTTGTTATAATATCTTCTCTTATTATTAGTTTAGATAAAAATATATATTTGGCACTGGAGTCAAGCTCTATATTGCTAATTATAACTGTACTTTCTATATATATAGAAAATGAGAATTTATCAAAATTATACAGTCAAAATCTTTATGATAAGCTTAGAATTTCTAAAGATGAATTAAAAAAAGTTAATGCTGATTTGGAAACTTATGCAAGTTCTATAGAAGAATTAGCAATTTTAAAAGAAAGAAATCGAATATCAAGAGAAATACATGATAGTGTAGGACATTCTCTTTCTACAACAATAATACAATTAAATGCTATAGAAAAACTCTTAAAAGACAAACCTCTAATTTATGACTTAGTACATGAACTTAGAGAATTTGTAACTGAAAGTTTTCAAGATGTAAGAAGGGCTATATCTGAGTTAAAACCTGTTGAATATGAAAATTACCAAAGTTTATTTAAAATCAAAGAATTAGTTAAAAGCTTTATTAAGCTTACAAATATTAATGTTAAATTAACTATTTCAAAAAATACTTGGAACTTATCCAGAAATCAATCTATAGCTTTATATAGACTCATACAGGAATCCCTTTCCAACTCATCTAGGCATGGAAAGGCAACTGAAATCAGAATTTTTATTACATTCAATACTTCAAATCTTATAATTACTATTAGTGATAATGGTATAGGATGTGGCAATATAAAAAAAGGAAATGGACTTAATAGTATCAATGAGAGAATATATGAATTAAATGGTAAAGTTGAATTTGATAATTCTAATAATGGTTTCACAATTAGAGCTTCTTTTCCTAAATTTTCAGGGGGTGATTTTTTTGAATAA
- a CDS encoding ABC transporter permease, whose translation MKLYMSVKTMLKSLKSSFILNLIYFLALPLILSWFLGMVTESMFQNPIKTESTPIVIYDKDNTRLSNDLTKYLKNDLSYILTVKKDDSKAELKLTIPKGYESSLLNEKSNTLNIEKLGTRDDIAILLQDILDTYHEKFYLNNSQKISSEDFSKLFNKNSIDTSIINNNVKQNSYEYFALVSLGFLVIIFIMNNILSNYISESKGLSKRLYSMPITRVQFLIYDFVGLWIYSFIFLLLYVLFFRILGITFKGNFAILLLLCALSSYFMTSISTFVTSFFSKKYGTAIVYALLFLQTIFGGIFSMISDTFTKLTSLSPTYLIGELFSNYETFKTIDSIGDLIFTCLIISTILIALAIVKEKYKWREV comes from the coding sequence ATGAAATTATACATGAGTGTAAAAACTATGCTAAAGAGTTTAAAAAGCTCCTTTATACTTAATTTAATATATTTTTTAGCTTTGCCTCTGATTTTATCTTGGTTTCTTGGGATGGTTACAGAAAGCATGTTTCAAAACCCTATAAAAACAGAATCTACCCCCATTGTTATATATGACAAAGATAACACAAGATTATCAAATGATTTGACAAAGTATTTGAAAAATGATTTATCTTATATATTAACAGTTAAAAAAGATGATTCTAAGGCAGAATTAAAGCTTACTATACCTAAAGGCTATGAGAGTAGTTTATTAAATGAAAAATCAAATACTCTAAACATAGAAAAACTTGGAACTCGTGATGATATTGCAATATTGCTTCAAGATATATTAGATACTTACCATGAAAAATTTTATTTAAATAATTCTCAGAAAATAAGTTCAGAAGATTTTTCTAAATTATTTAATAAAAATTCTATTGATACTTCTATAATAAATAACAATGTTAAACAGAACTCTTATGAATACTTTGCTTTAGTTTCACTAGGATTTCTTGTAATAATTTTTATAATGAACAATATTTTGTCAAATTATATAAGTGAATCAAAGGGACTTTCAAAAAGACTTTATTCTATGCCTATAACTAGAGTACAATTCTTAATTTATGACTTTGTAGGTTTATGGATTTATTCATTTATATTCTTATTATTATATGTTTTATTCTTTAGAATACTTGGAATAACATTTAAAGGTAATTTTGCCATATTGCTCCTACTTTGTGCTTTATCATCTTATTTTATGACTTCAATATCTACCTTTGTAACCAGCTTTTTTAGTAAAAAATACGGTACAGCAATAGTTTATGCATTACTCTTTTTACAGACAATTTTTGGAGGTATCTTCAGTATGATAAGTGATACATTTACTAAGCTTACAAGTTTATCTCCTACCTATTTAATAGGAGAATTGTTTAGTAATTATGAAACATTTAAAACTATAGATTCAATAGGAGATTTAATTTTCACATGTTTAATTATCTCTACAATATTAATTGCACTTGCTATTGTAAAGGAAAAATATAAATGGAGGGAGGTTTAA
- a CDS encoding ABC transporter permease: protein MIRLTIANIKRYLKNHTLLINMVMLPIILIFSLNFFINNSGNQSMYFSPVAIVFDSSGKYEHKLINSSKLKENSFRLNEQDKAMNLLKNNKVSAVFVLDKNFSNSIDKLQRPVVKCFKIENGGGSLWAESQIESFITKSLKLKVDKNIDDKLTKTNIIDNKPDKNKGSFLVVFLICYFMYINAAHLASDLFTLKKSNVLKRLISTDNKDIKIIFSIFLGLFFIQSIVYTFALLCFSIIEDFNLSLNVLMIVLANSFVSTGFVFWVARVFKNESSISLISTFYSLIGLAISISSLIPSMDKLSFMTNLSKFTPFYWTIDAIKNNGSILINIIALILIGIIFVTAGSLKLRDFAKN from the coding sequence ATGATTAGATTAACTATTGCAAATATAAAAAGATATCTAAAAAATCATACTCTTTTAATTAATATGGTTATGCTTCCTATTATACTAATTTTTTCACTTAATTTTTTTATCAACAACTCAGGAAATCAATCAATGTACTTTTCTCCAGTAGCAATTGTATTTGACTCTTCAGGAAAGTATGAACATAAGTTAATAAATAGTTCTAAATTAAAAGAAAATTCATTTAGATTAAATGAACAAGATAAGGCTATGAATCTATTAAAAAATAATAAGGTTTCTGCTGTATTCGTTTTAGATAAAAATTTTTCAAATAGTATAGATAAATTACAACGACCTGTAGTTAAATGCTTTAAAATTGAAAATGGTGGTGGTAGTCTTTGGGCAGAATCACAAATAGAATCTTTTATTACTAAATCGTTAAAATTGAAAGTGGATAAAAATATAGATGATAAATTGACAAAGACAAATATAATTGATAACAAACCAGATAAGAATAAAGGTTCATTTTTAGTAGTCTTCTTGATATGCTATTTTATGTATATTAATGCGGCACATCTTGCTTCTGATTTATTTACATTAAAAAAATCAAATGTGCTAAAAAGACTTATCTCTACAGATAATAAAGATATAAAAATAATTTTCAGTATATTTTTAGGACTATTTTTTATTCAATCAATTGTATACACTTTTGCTCTATTATGTTTTTCAATTATAGAAGACTTTAATTTGAGTCTGAATGTATTGATGATTGTACTAGCAAATAGTTTTGTTTCCACTGGATTTGTATTTTGGGTAGCTAGAGTATTTAAAAATGAAAGTTCTATAAGTCTTATATCTACATTTTATTCTTTAATAGGTCTAGCTATATCTATCTCTAGTCTAATACCATCAATGGATAAATTATCCTTTATGACTAATCTTTCAAAGTTCACACCATTTTATTGGACTATAGATGCTATTAAAAACAATGGTAGTATTTTAATAAATATAATAGCTCTAATATTAATTGGAATTATATTTGTAACTGCAGGAAGTCTTAAACTAAGAGATTTTGCTAAAAACTAA
- the topA gene encoding type I DNA topoisomerase translates to MAKTLVIVESPAKAKTIEKFLGKSHYTVKASVGHVRDLPKSKLGVDIENNFEPQYINIRGKGDVIKELKKEAKKSKQVYLATDPDREGEAISWHLAHILNLDESEDCRIEFNEITKDAIKKAIKHPRNIDINLVDAQQARRVLDRLLGYQISPILWQKVRKGLSAGRVQSVTTKLICDREKEIKAFIPKEYWTIDVEAKTVKDKDITLKFYGKNDEKIELENEEAVNEILKEMEGKDLKVEKIESKSRRKSAPKPFTTSMLQQEGANKLFFTTKKTMMIAQELYEGIDIEGEGTVGLISYIRTDSKRISDEAKEKAKGYIVNNLGENYYKNTGDKKEKKDTKKVQDAHEAIRPTSVDRTPESIKASLSKDQYKLYNLIWRRFVASQMEDSVFDILNVECKIGDIVFKATGSKMKFDGYTKVYNFSEREDKILPSIEKGDILNIENILPDQHFTQPPARYTEASLVKTLEELGIGRPSTYAPTIATILNREYVEKQGTSLCPTELGIIVTDILENNFHKFIDVDFTADMESKLDVIEEGNTDWKKIVSESYAPLKEAIEEALENIEKVNMDEETDEICENCGSNMVIKYGRFGKFMACKNYPDCKTTRPIMNKIGVKCPKCEEGDIILRKSKRGKAFYGCSNYPNCDFVAWNKPTGEFCEKCGSYMVEKVTKSETKTVCSNKECNKETKEHNDGKE, encoded by the coding sequence ATGGCCAAAACATTAGTCATCGTAGAATCGCCTGCAAAAGCTAAAACTATAGAAAAATTTTTAGGGAAAAGTCATTACACAGTTAAAGCATCAGTTGGTCATGTCAGAGATTTACCTAAAAGTAAATTAGGTGTAGATATAGAAAATAATTTTGAACCTCAATATATAAATATAAGAGGAAAAGGCGATGTAATAAAAGAATTAAAAAAAGAAGCTAAAAAATCTAAACAAGTATATCTAGCAACTGACCCTGATAGAGAAGGTGAAGCTATATCATGGCATTTAGCTCATATACTAAATTTAGATGAATCTGAGGATTGTAGAATAGAGTTTAATGAGATAACTAAGGATGCAATTAAAAAAGCAATTAAACATCCTAGAAATATTGATATAAATTTGGTTGATGCACAACAGGCAAGAAGAGTGCTAGACAGACTTTTAGGTTATCAAATAAGTCCTATATTATGGCAAAAGGTTAGAAAAGGTCTTAGTGCAGGTAGAGTGCAATCTGTTACAACAAAGTTAATTTGTGACAGAGAAAAAGAAATAAAGGCATTTATTCCAAAAGAATACTGGACAATAGATGTTGAGGCTAAGACAGTAAAAGACAAAGATATAACTTTGAAATTTTATGGTAAAAATGATGAAAAGATTGAATTAGAAAATGAAGAAGCTGTAAATGAAATACTAAAAGAAATGGAAGGTAAAGATTTAAAGGTTGAGAAGATAGAATCTAAATCAAGACGTAAATCAGCTCCAAAACCATTTACAACAAGTATGCTTCAACAAGAAGGAGCAAATAAGTTATTTTTTACTACTAAAAAAACAATGATGATAGCACAAGAATTATATGAAGGTATCGACATAGAAGGTGAAGGTACTGTTGGTCTTATATCATATATAAGAACTGACTCTAAAAGAATATCTGATGAAGCAAAAGAAAAAGCTAAGGGCTATATCGTAAACAATTTAGGAGAAAACTACTATAAAAACACTGGTGATAAAAAAGAAAAAAAGGATACTAAAAAGGTTCAAGATGCCCATGAGGCAATAAGACCAACCTCAGTTGATAGAACTCCTGAGAGTATAAAAGCCTCATTGAGCAAAGACCAGTACAAGTTATACAATTTAATTTGGAGAAGATTTGTAGCTAGTCAAATGGAAGATTCAGTGTTTGATATACTAAATGTAGAATGTAAAATAGGCGATATTGTATTTAAGGCAACTGGTTCAAAAATGAAATTTGATGGTTATACCAAGGTATATAATTTTTCAGAAAGAGAAGACAAAATTTTACCAAGTATAGAAAAAGGAGATATATTAAATATAGAAAATATATTGCCAGACCAACATTTTACACAACCACCAGCAAGATATACAGAAGCTAGTTTAGTAAAAACACTAGAAGAACTAGGTATAGGTAGACCAAGTACGTATGCTCCAACAATAGCTACTATACTGAATAGAGAGTATGTTGAAAAGCAAGGAACAAGTCTATGTCCAACAGAACTTGGAATAATAGTTACTGATATTTTGGAAAATAATTTCCATAAATTTATAGATGTAGATTTTACTGCTGATATGGAAAGTAAACTTGATGTTATAGAAGAAGGCAATACAGATTGGAAAAAGATTGTATCAGAATCATATGCACCACTTAAAGAGGCTATTGAAGAAGCTCTTGAAAATATAGAAAAAGTAAATATGGATGAAGAAACTGATGAGATTTGCGAGAACTGTGGGTCTAATATGGTTATCAAATATGGTAGATTTGGAAAGTTTATGGCTTGTAAAAACTATCCCGATTGTAAAACAACTAGACCAATTATGAATAAAATTGGTGTTAAATGTCCAAAATGTGAAGAAGGAGATATTATACTTAGAAAATCTAAAAGAGGTAAAGCTTTTTATGGGTGTTCTAATTATCCAAACTGTGACTTTGTAGCTTGGAATAAGCCAACAGGAGAGTTTTGTGAGAAGTGTGGTTCATATATGGTTGAAAAAGTGACTAAATCTGAAACAAAAACAGTGTGTTCTAATAAAGAATGTAATAAAGAGACAAAAGAGCATAATGACGGAAAAGAGTGA
- a CDS encoding ABC transporter ATP-binding protein has translation MDIVRVNNITKRFNDKLVLDNISFSVKKGEIFGLIGPNGAGKSTLINIITNLMLPNSGSIQINGLDLSKDYIKAKSIIGLVPQELAIIETLTPFDNLEYFGAFYGLKGKLLKERIIEALEVTGLTEVKKKKVKKLSGGMQRRLNIGIALLNHPKILILDEPTVGVDPQSRNHIFNFIKDISKKHETTVIYTSHYMEEVEHLCSKIFIMDEGKEIAFGDNDYLKSLVSTNTKLIMEIKNINAQLIFDLKNTKGVISVLENNSLLELDIDKKLQLTDILSVIDKNNSKIMKISYEEPSLEDVFLNLTGKNLRD, from the coding sequence ATGGATATAGTCAGAGTAAATAATATAACAAAAAGATTTAATGATAAATTAGTACTTGATAACATCAGCTTTTCTGTTAAAAAAGGTGAGATATTTGGACTTATTGGCCCAAATGGTGCAGGTAAATCTACACTTATAAATATAATTACAAATCTTATGTTACCAAATAGTGGTAGTATTCAAATCAATGGTTTAGATTTATCAAAAGATTATATAAAAGCAAAGTCTATAATAGGGTTAGTTCCACAAGAATTAGCAATTATAGAAACTCTTACTCCTTTTGATAACTTAGAGTACTTTGGAGCTTTCTACGGTTTAAAGGGAAAACTACTTAAAGAAAGAATCATTGAAGCATTAGAAGTTACAGGTCTTACTGAAGTCAAAAAGAAAAAGGTCAAAAAATTATCTGGTGGTATGCAAAGGAGATTAAATATTGGAATAGCACTCTTAAATCATCCTAAAATATTAATATTGGATGAACCAACTGTAGGTGTAGACCCCCAATCAAGAAATCATATTTTCAATTTTATAAAAGATATATCTAAAAAACATGAAACTACTGTAATATATACTTCCCATTATATGGAAGAAGTTGAACACCTTTGTTCTAAAATTTTTATTATGGATGAAGGTAAAGAAATTGCTTTTGGAGATAATGATTATTTAAAATCACTCGTATCTACAAATACAAAATTGATTATGGAAATAAAAAATATAAATGCCCAACTTATCTTTGATTTAAAAAATACTAAAGGTGTTATATCTGTTTTAGAAAATAATTCATTATTAGAATTGGATATAGATAAAAAATTACAACTTACAGATATACTCTCTGTTATTGACAAAAACAATTCAAAAATAATGAAAATTTCTTATGAAGAACCTAGCCTAGAAGACGTATTTTTAAATCTAACAGGAAAAAATTTAAGGGACTAA
- a CDS encoding YraN family protein: protein MNNKEKGDFGEKVAVNYLLSKGAKILEKNYRLKIGEIDIIAKMEDEIIFVEVKSRSNIKFGYPCESVSFKKRKKIIGVASYYIIKNNLNNTPIRFDVIEVYLLEKRINHIMNAF, encoded by the coding sequence ATGAATAATAAAGAAAAAGGTGATTTTGGAGAAAAAGTAGCAGTTAATTATTTGCTATCAAAAGGAGCAAAGATACTAGAAAAAAATTACAGATTAAAGATAGGGGAAATAGATATAATAGCAAAAATGGAAGATGAAATTATATTTGTGGAGGTGAAATCAAGGTCTAACATAAAGTTTGGCTACCCTTGTGAATCTGTAAGCTTCAAAAAAAGAAAAAAGATAATTGGAGTTGCAAGTTATTATATTATAAAAAATAACTTAAATAACACTCCCATAAGATTTGATGTTATAGAGGTATATTTATTAGAAAAAAGAATAAATCACATAATGAATGCTTTTTAA
- a CDS encoding YifB family Mg chelatase-like AAA ATPase has translation MLSIINSSNLVGIDSFLVKVEVDVSNGIPSFNIVGLPGKEIKEARERVKSAILNSGYKFPSTRIVVNLSPADIKKEGAFLDLSISIGLLRELIKKDENYIRESMFIGELSLDGKIRKVRGILPIIMGAKTQNIKRIFIPIENIKESLFVDEIDIIPIKSLKECVDFLNEEIKVDKVRIMSFLDDKSRKENEELEKDNSYIDCKYTKINNEESKYDEDFKDVKGNYFVKRSAEIAAAGNHNMFMIGPPGSGKTMIAKRVRTILPDISVEEMIEVSKVYSILGMINETKGIIDKRPFRAPHHTTTKQSLIGGGMDARPGEIALAHRGILFLDEIAEFDRKILETLRQPIEDGYVNISRVKYSAKYPCRVLLVAAMNPCPCGYYMSETECRCRSNEIDRYINKISGPLLDRFDIFVEVNSIKYSDFNSLKQEESSQKIKRRVENARKIQINRFRKDNIKNNSEIKAYNLFKYCKLEKEASKTAEMIFNKYNLSSRSYTKLLKMARTIADLEERDLINSQCIIEAFSFRKAYYSYFK, from the coding sequence ATGTTAAGTATTATTAATTCAAGCAACTTAGTAGGAATCGACAGCTTTTTAGTTAAGGTTGAAGTAGATGTAAGCAATGGAATACCTAGTTTTAATATTGTTGGTCTTCCAGGCAAAGAAATTAAAGAAGCAAGAGAAAGAGTAAAGTCAGCAATTCTTAATAGTGGATATAAATTTCCAAGCACGAGAATAGTTGTAAATTTATCACCAGCAGATATAAAAAAAGAAGGAGCTTTTTTAGATTTATCTATAAGTATAGGCCTTTTAAGAGAGTTAATAAAAAAAGATGAAAATTACATAAGAGAAAGTATGTTTATAGGAGAATTATCATTAGATGGGAAAATAAGAAAAGTAAGAGGTATATTGCCCATAATTATGGGTGCAAAAACTCAGAACATAAAACGTATTTTTATACCAATTGAGAACATAAAAGAAAGTCTATTTGTAGATGAAATTGATATAATTCCTATTAAAAGTTTAAAAGAATGTGTCGATTTTTTAAACGAAGAGATAAAAGTCGATAAAGTAAGGATAATGTCTTTTTTGGATGATAAGTCAAGAAAAGAGAACGAAGAATTAGAAAAAGATAATAGTTATATAGATTGCAAATATACTAAGATTAATAATGAAGAAAGTAAATATGATGAAGACTTTAAAGATGTAAAAGGAAATTATTTTGTAAAGAGGAGTGCAGAAATTGCTGCTGCTGGAAATCATAATATGTTTATGATTGGACCTCCAGGCTCAGGAAAAACTATGATTGCAAAAAGAGTAAGGACAATTTTACCAGATATAAGTGTAGAAGAAATGATAGAAGTAAGTAAGGTCTATAGTATATTGGGTATGATAAATGAAACTAAAGGAATAATTGATAAAAGACCTTTTAGAGCACCTCATCATACAACTACAAAGCAATCTTTAATTGGAGGAGGAATGGATGCAAGACCTGGAGAAATTGCTTTAGCACATAGAGGTATCTTATTTTTAGATGAGATAGCCGAATTTGATAGAAAAATACTTGAGACTTTAAGACAACCTATAGAAGATGGATATGTAAATATATCCAGAGTAAAGTACAGTGCAAAATATCCTTGTAGAGTACTGTTAGTTGCAGCTATGAATCCATGTCCATGTGGTTATTATATGTCAGAGACAGAGTGTAGATGTAGAAGTAACGAAATTGATAGATACATAAATAAAATATCAGGTCCATTGTTAGATAGGTTTGATATTTTTGTAGAAGTTAATTCTATAAAATATTCAGATTTTAATTCTTTAAAACAAGAAGAAAGCTCTCAAAAAATAAAGAGAAGAGTAGAAAATGCTAGAAAAATACAGATAAATAGATTTAGGAAGGATAATATAAAAAATAATAGTGAAATTAAAGCTTACAATTTATTTAAATATTGTAAACTGGAAAAAGAAGCTTCAAAAACGGCTGAGATGATATTTAATAAATACAACCTAAGCAGTAGAAGTTATACAAAACTTTTAAAAATGGCAAGAACAATAGCAGATTTAGAAGAAAGAGATTTGATAAATTCACAGTGTATTATAGAAGCTTTTTCATTTAGAAAGGCTTATTATAGTTATTTTAAATAG
- the dprA gene encoding DNA-processing protein DprA encodes MEKRDTYLWLKSIGGITTKTIEIIENEIVNIEDIFDFSEKEIYNLKNISLNIRKNIVKYRGHAYLENIKELLYKKAIKYICKYDKEYPENLKNIYNAPKLLFYKGDIGLVNNNFNIAIVGSRKPTAYGINCAKTISCQLSQYGVNIVSGLAIGIDAYSHIGCMSGKSKTIAVLGSGVDNPLPKQNLHLSNKILENGGLLLSEYNINSTVAPYHFSNRNRIISGLSDGVVVVEAAIKSGALITVDFALEHGKNVFAIPGNINSQMSRGCHKIIKEGAKLIENIDDILNEYNIFNIIDKKINQKYDNISLNAKSKQIIEAIKREGNLHIDSICDYTGIEIKYVNSIINELVLNELVVEMNNKTYSLNV; translated from the coding sequence ATGGAAAAAAGAGATACTTATTTATGGTTAAAATCAATTGGTGGAATAACAACAAAAACAATTGAAATAATAGAAAATGAAATAGTAAATATTGAAGATATATTTGATTTTTCTGAAAAAGAAATATATAATTTAAAAAATATAAGCTTGAATATTAGAAAAAATATAGTAAAATATAGAGGTCACGCTTATTTAGAAAATATAAAAGAACTACTTTACAAAAAAGCGATTAAATATATTTGTAAATATGATAAAGAATATCCTGAAAATTTAAAGAATATATACAACGCTCCAAAGTTATTATTCTACAAAGGTGACATAGGTTTAGTTAATAATAATTTTAATATAGCTATAGTAGGTTCAAGAAAACCTACAGCCTATGGAATTAATTGTGCAAAAACAATAAGTTGTCAACTATCCCAATATGGAGTTAATATAGTAAGTGGATTAGCTATAGGAATAGATGCATACTCGCACATAGGTTGTATGAGTGGAAAATCTAAAACTATAGCAGTACTTGGTTCAGGAGTAGACAATCCTCTTCCAAAACAAAATTTACATTTATCAAATAAAATATTAGAAAATGGGGGATTATTATTATCAGAGTATAATATTAACTCGACAGTAGCCCCGTACCATTTTTCTAATAGAAATAGAATTATCAGTGGTTTAAGTGATGGAGTAGTTGTTGTAGAAGCAGCAATAAAAAGTGGTGCACTAATCACAGTAGATTTTGCTCTTGAACATGGAAAAAATGTTTTTGCAATACCTGGTAATATAAATTCTCAAATGAGTAGAGGTTGTCATAAAATTATAAAAGAAGGTGCAAAATTAATTGAAAATATAGATGATATTTTAAATGAATATAACATATTTAATATTATTGATAAAAAAATAAATCAAAAATATGATAATATAAGTCTAAATGCCAAGTCTAAGCAAATAATTGAAGCTATAAAAAGAGAAGGAAACTTGCATATAGATAGTATTTGTGATTATACTGGTATAGAAATAAAGTATGTAAATTCAATAATCAATGAATTAGTACTAAATGAGTTAGTAGTAGAAATGAATAATAAAACGTACAGTTTAAATGTATAA
- a CDS encoding response regulator transcription factor: MNKIKVLIVDDEKLIRKGLKIILSSYNDLEIVGDASNGYEALEFCKMNDVDIVLMDIRMKVCDGVLGTRLIKEYNNSITLLILTTFNDDEYIKDAMKFGASGYLLKDSSDEVLHEGIRSSFFGNIVLDKSVAEKIMTSEKTVKQEHLYDMYNLTEKEISIIRLIANGLNNKEISQELFLSEGTIKNNITNILAKLELRDRTQLAIFAFKNKIVIE; this comes from the coding sequence TTGAATAAAATTAAAGTTCTTATAGTAGATGACGAAAAATTAATTAGAAAAGGTCTTAAAATTATATTATCATCTTATAATGATTTAGAAATTGTAGGAGATGCTTCTAATGGATATGAAGCTTTAGAATTTTGTAAAATGAATGATGTAGACATAGTTCTTATGGATATACGAATGAAAGTATGTGATGGGGTTCTAGGTACAAGGCTTATAAAGGAATATAATAATTCTATAACATTATTAATTTTAACAACTTTTAATGATGATGAATATATAAAAGATGCTATGAAGTTTGGTGCTTCAGGATACCTTTTAAAAGATAGCTCTGATGAAGTATTGCATGAAGGGATTCGTTCTTCATTTTTTGGCAATATTGTGCTTGATAAAAGTGTAGCTGAAAAAATCATGACCTCTGAAAAAACGGTTAAACAAGAGCATCTTTATGACATGTACAATTTAACAGAAAAAGAAATATCTATAATTAGACTAATTGCAAATGGACTTAATAATAAAGAAATAAGTCAAGAACTATTCTTATCTGAAGGTACAATAAAGAATAACATAACTAATATTTTAGCTAAACTAGAACTTCGTGACAGAACTCAACTAGCAATCTTTGCTTTCAAAAATAAAATTGTAATAGAATAA